In Cupriavidus necator, the genomic window CAGATCCGCCAGCTTGAGTTTCATGGGAACGAGGACTTGCTTGGGGTAGTCGGGAAACTGCCCGTCAAGCATGTCCTTCCAGAAGGCATAGGCGCCGCGCTCGTACGTCACGCGCTTGCTGCCATGGTTGGGATGGGTAAATGCCGAGTTGAAGAATCCGGCTTCCCAACCTGCGATTGATGCCACGTCGATCTGCTTGGGCACATGGGCTGAGCCGATGCAGATCTTCCCGTGGTCCCAGGTATTGAAGTAAGGCGGCTCGCAAAGCTCGCTGGCCGGTACGGGGCGCTCGTCCCCTCTCAGGGCGAAGACCCGGAACCCGGACTGCGATGCCTGGAACACAAGCGCGGGGTGTGGCACAACCGCACTGCGCTTCCCGAACTCCTTGCAGTCGAAGAAAACGCGACGCTGCGCCGCGGGACACCACCATGTCACCGCGGTGGGGCTGATCGACAGCACGTTGGGTGTGAGGAACTCGCCGTTGGGGAGCGAGGCCTCCGCCACTTCACGGACTGCGTGGATCAACGCCATACGGTTCAGCGGTGTGCCGGCACCAATGACGGGGCGACCCGAGCC contains:
- a CDS encoding PRTRC system protein B translates to MAEILTATRSHDVALQGAILLYGQGPGQFSYATAHRIEPDGSGRPVIGAGTPLNRMALIHAVREVAEASLPNGEFLTPNVLSISPTAVTWWCPAAQRRVFFDCKEFGKRSAVVPHPALVFQASQSGFRVFALRGDERPVPASELCEPPYFNTWDHGKICIGSAHVPKQIDVASIAGWEAGFFNSAFTHPNHGSKRVTYERGAYAFWKDMLDGQFPDYPKQVLVPMKLKLADLIAGKLEKSS